One genomic segment of Pongo abelii isolate AG06213 chromosome 13, NHGRI_mPonAbe1-v2.0_pri, whole genome shotgun sequence includes these proteins:
- the LOC112134988 gene encoding uncharacterized protein LOC112134988 — protein MSAIPREPARGRATTARPRAQRFPRCFPTASRERAPGAAPNRRLQRDRTRPGGTRPRFGSKPSGVCGGSGAWKRWGGAKNETGKWPSLEKPQSSGSRSPISGSAVRLGAVWNIPQTYFMRTSSGARPQVPCLPERTLAASRGGGWSSRWARMPLAGNGADSMERCFPSSSPQLRSLLEPAECGFILFLCEKRRGLAVSRILYICSPPRW, from the exons atgTCAGCGATTCCGCGAGAGCCCGCGAGGGGGCGAGCGACCACCGCTCGGCCGCGAGCTCAGCGCTTCCCTCGCTGCTTCCCAACGGCCAGCAGAGAGCGCGCGCCTGGCGCTGCGCCCAACCGCCGCCTCCAACGGGACAGGACCAGACCGGGCGGGACCCGACCGCGGTTTGGGTCCAAGCCCAGCGGTGTTTGCGGCGGGTCCGGGGCCTGGAAGCGCTGGGGCGGCGCCAAGA ACGAAACTGGAAAatggccttcattggaaaagccCCAGTCCTCGGGGAGCAGATCCCCCATCTCTGGCAGTGCAGTGCGCCTGGGAGCTGTCTGGAACATTCCGCAA ACATACTTCATGAGGACTTCCAGCGGAGCCCGGCCTCAG GTGCCGTGTTTGCCTGAAAGGACATTGGCAGCCAGCAGGGGTGGCGGCTGGTCCTCTAGATGGGCACGAATGCCATTGGCAGGCAATGGGGCAGACTCCATGGAAAGATGCTTCCCTTCCTCAAG CCCCCAACTTCGGAGCCTACTAGAGCCTGCAGAATGCGGCTTCATCCTCTTCCTCTGTGAGAAAAGGCGGGGCCTGGCAGTCTCGCGAATCTTGTATATTTGCTCCCCACCTCGGTGGTGA